A single region of the bacterium genome encodes:
- the cas4 gene encoding CRISPR-associated protein Cas4, which produces MDTESTLMITPSEVIEHLFCPRFTYFMNCLKIPQHEEQRYKVLKGRELHSKREQENREYLRKRIGCIGKEILVYLASPRLRVRGIVDEVLTLTDGSMSPLDYKYTEFNDFLFKTHKIQSVIYVMLIKEIYQKPVNEGYICYVRSGNTLKKNTLQIR; this is translated from the coding sequence ATGGATACCGAATCTACATTGATGATAACGCCTTCAGAGGTAATCGAACATCTTTTTTGCCCGCGTTTTACCTATTTTATGAATTGCTTAAAGATACCCCAGCATGAAGAGCAAAGATATAAGGTGCTAAAAGGTAGGGAACTACATTCAAAAAGAGAGCAAGAAAACAGAGAATACTTGCGTAAAAGGATAGGATGTATTGGCAAAGAGATATTAGTTTACTTAGCCTCACCAAGACTTCGGGTGCGTGGGATTGTGGACGAGGTATTGACCCTAACTGATGGAAGTATGTCGCCACTTGATTATAAATATACTGAATTTAATGATTTCCTGTTCAAGACACATAAGATTCAATCGGTCATTTATGTGATGTTGATAAAAGAGATATATCAGAAGCCAGTAAACGAAGGTTATATTTGTTATGTGCGAAGCGGTAATACCTTAAAAAAAAATACTTTACAAATCAGATGA
- the cas1 gene encoding CRISPR-associated endonuclease Cas1, translated as MQLVINTYGSYLQKNGDCFKVKRDDQTFEVSAKKVSSILITTAAYITTDAIKLAMDNNIDIVFLDDFGDPYGRVWHSKLGSTTLIRRRQIEIAEIEEGLSLAISWIKRKFENQIELLKRLRNTRTQKSAEITGYIEKLVNCQKTLDTISGTIEERRGTIMGIEGSGGRIYFEALSFLVPERYKFNGRSRNPAQDEFNSLLNYAYGILYSKVEKACIIAGLDPYVGIIHTDNYNKKSLVFDLIELFRIWADETVINLFAARKVKQEHFDRLKNGFTLNKEGKALLIEEFSAFLDESIRYGGRNIKRGDVIQFECPRIANGLIKEKE; from the coding sequence ATGCAGCTTGTCATTAACACTTACGGTTCATATCTTCAAAAGAACGGTGATTGCTTTAAGGTCAAAAGGGATGACCAGACCTTTGAGGTCTCGGCTAAAAAGGTTTCGTCTATCCTCATTACAACCGCCGCTTATATCACTACCGATGCCATTAAACTGGCAATGGACAACAATATTGACATTGTTTTCCTTGATGATTTTGGTGACCCTTATGGCAGGGTATGGCACAGTAAGTTGGGCAGCACCACCTTAATCCGAAGAAGACAGATTGAGATTGCAGAAATTGAGGAGGGATTATCCCTTGCCATTTCCTGGATTAAAAGAAAGTTTGAGAATCAGATAGAGCTACTTAAAAGACTCAGGAACACACGAACACAGAAATCAGCAGAGATTACCGGCTACATTGAGAAATTGGTGAATTGCCAAAAGACATTGGATACCATTTCAGGGACAATTGAAGAAAGGCGGGGGACAATTATGGGTATAGAAGGGAGTGGCGGCAGGATATACTTTGAAGCCTTAAGTTTTCTTGTCCCGGAGCGATATAAGTTTAATGGTCGTAGCAGAAACCCAGCTCAGGATGAATTCAACAGCCTCTTAAACTATGCCTACGGTATTCTCTACTCAAAGGTAGAAAAAGCCTGTATCATTGCTGGGCTTGACCCTTATGTAGGCATTATCCATACCGATAATTACAACAAGAAATCGTTAGTCTTTGATTTAATAGAGCTTTTTCGGATATGGGCTGATGAAACGGTAATAAACCTTTTTGCCGCAAGGAAGGTAAAACAAGAACATTTTGACCGGCTTAAAAATGGCTTTACCCTTAATAAAGAAGGTAAGGCTTTGTTGATTGAAGAATTTAGTGCCTTTCTGGATGAATCTATCCGCTACGGAGGCAGAAATATCAAAAGGGGTGATGTTATCCAATTTGAGTGCCCCCGGATAGCAAATGGATTAATAAAGGAGAAAGAATAG
- a CDS encoding nucleotidyl transferase AbiEii/AbiGii toxin family protein, which produces MFENVLPENGLELIDNISSKLNDFYLAGGTDLALQLGHRKSIDLDFFSPTLFNTDIVLENIQPDKTLLVRTGAIHCELKKVKLSFLFYPLPLTYPTILWRGLNLADWKDITAEKFKAISQRGTKKDFYDLYAVLQIKLSIDDACQIFKARFASSGINMYHVLKSLTFFEDAEEDPLPILTAESKHWQWDVIKKFFEGNIKQFEKNLME; this is translated from the coding sequence ATGTTTGAAAATGTATTACCCGAAAACGGACTTGAGTTAATTGATAATATTTCATCCAAACTCAATGATTTTTACTTAGCCGGTGGAACAGATCTTGCACTCCAACTTGGACATAGAAAATCAATAGACCTGGATTTCTTCTCACCCACGCTCTTTAATACAGACATTGTTTTGGAAAATATTCAACCCGACAAAACCTTGCTGGTTAGAACAGGAGCTATTCATTGTGAACTCAAAAAGGTCAAACTCTCATTTCTTTTTTATCCCCTACCTCTTACCTATCCCACAATTTTATGGCGGGGACTTAACCTTGCTGACTGGAAAGATATAACCGCGGAAAAATTTAAGGCTATATCTCAGAGAGGAACAAAAAAGGACTTTTATGACCTCTATGCTGTTTTACAAATCAAATTATCTATAGATGATGCATGCCAGATTTTTAAGGCAAGATTCGCCTCCTCAGGTATTAATATGTATCATGTTTTAAAGAGCCTTACTTTTTTTGAGGATGCAGAGGAAGACCCACTACCAATACTTACTGCGGAATCTAAACATTGGCAATGGGATGTAATAAAGAAATTTTTTGAAGGGAATATTAAGCAATTTGAAAAAAATCTTATGGAGTAA
- a CDS encoding DUF6516 family protein, with the protein MYSLEDIRRIAQIEFADMVKEIHRSEHKLRIILITKGFVDIHLSQKLVNKFGFHWECMDMKGTIYRYDNFPDKKWEFLPTFPHHFHNSSQDAVESSPFPLTPIEGFRTFMEFIRGKLKGSVD; encoded by the coding sequence ATGTATAGTTTAGAAGATATAAGAAGAATAGCACAGATTGAATTTGCAGATATGGTTAAGGAAATACATCGTTCTGAGCATAAATTAAGAATCATTCTTATTACCAAAGGTTTTGTAGATATACATTTATCTCAAAAATTAGTTAATAAGTTTGGTTTTCACTGGGAATGTATGGATATGAAAGGAACTATCTATAGATACGATAATTTTCCTGATAAAAAGTGGGAATTTCTACCAACCTTTCCACATCATTTTCATAACAGTTCTCAAGATGCTGTAGAGTCTTCACCATTCCCATTGACACCAATTGAGGGATTTAGAACATTTATGGAGTTTATAAGAGGGAAATTAAAAGGTTCGGTAGATTAA
- the cas2 gene encoding CRISPR-associated endonuclease Cas2: MADNETLLWVIYDIVEDKKRNRIAKVCKNKGLYRVQKSAFVGKLNRNQLDELRIMCEDLIDDKEDSVYIFPMCSEDFKKVKLLGQSFDKKLISGELLAKFF; the protein is encoded by the coding sequence GTGGCAGACAATGAAACCTTACTCTGGGTAATCTATGATATTGTTGAAGATAAGAAGCGTAACCGCATTGCTAAAGTTTGTAAAAACAAAGGGCTTTATCGGGTTCAAAAATCAGCCTTTGTAGGTAAGTTGAACAGAAATCAGCTGGATGAATTAAGGATTATGTGCGAGGATTTGATTGATGACAAAGAGGATTCTGTTTATATCTTTCCTATGTGTAGTGAGGATTTTAAAAAGGTCAAACTATTGGGGCAGTCCTTTGATAAGAAGCTTATATCCGGCGAGCTGTTAGCAAAATTCTTTTAA